In Aulosira sp. FACHB-615, the genomic window TGCGCTCTCTGCGTCTTGGCGGTTCGTTTATCATAAATTAACAGCGTTTAGAAACCAACTAAACGCTAGATATAGAAAAAAATAAACGCTGTATAAGTATAAATTTATATCCTCCATCCCTTGTTTTTCCCTCATGAAAAATCGATGATCTAAATTAATTCAATTAATTACAAATTGTCTAAATAATTAATATTTATGCTCCAAGGATGGATTCAAATTGGACTAACGCTACTGATTGTAGTAGCCATAACTCCATTTTTTGGGCGATATATGGCGCGTGTTTATCAAGAGCGCAGCACATTTCTCGACCCAATTTTAAACCCAATTGAACGCATACTTTACTCTTTAGTTGGCGTTCAGACTAAAGCAGAGATGACAGGCTGGCAATATGCCAGAGCCATTCTCTACAGCAATATCGTTATGGGTTTGCTGATATTCTTCATTCTCATGAATCAAGGATGGCTACCCTTTAACCCAACAAAAATCCCTGCACCAACTTGGGATACAGCCCTACACACAACAATTTCCTTTATTACTAACACCAACCAACAGCATTATTCTGGTGAAACATATTTGAGTTACGCCAGTCAAATGTGGGGGCTTGGTTATCACATGTTTACCTCAGCCGCCACGGGTTTAGCAGTGGGAATTGCCTTTATTCGTGGGTTAACAGGTAGACCATTAGGTAACTTTTATGTAGATTTAATTCGCTCAATTACGCGAATTTTATTACCTATTTGTATTGTTGGTGGAATTGCATTGATGGCGGCTGGTGTTCCCGAAACCTTAGCAGGGCCAGTTGTATTCCCCACCTTAGAAGATTCTAGTGTAAGTCAGGCGATCGCTCTCGGCCCCGTTGCCCATTTTGAAATCATCAAACAACTCGGAGAAAACGGCGGCGGCTTTTTTGCCATTAACTCAGCCCATCCCTTAGAAAATCCCAACGGATTTTCTAACTTAATTCAAATTGTGGCGATGTTATCAATTCCCACATCCTTGATTTATACCTACGGCTTATTTGCCAACAACACTAAACAAGCCTGGTTAGTTTACGGGATGGTGGGCGTAATTTACATCGTATTTATTATCATCACCGCCATTGGTGAATATAACGGCAACCCCGCAGTCAACGCACTCTTAGGTAGTACCCAACCCAACTTAGAAGGTAAAGAAGTCCGCTTCGGCTGGGCGCAGTCAGCCTTATTTGCCGTCAGTACCACCGGAACCATGTGCGGTGCAGTCAACAGTTTACATGACTCCTTTATGCCCAACGGTGGTTTTGTCACCCTCTCCAATATGTTTTTACAAATAATTTGGGGTGGACAAGGTACAGGTACAGCTTATTTATTTGCCTACCTAATTTTGGCAGTATTCGTCACAGGCTTAATGGTAGGACGCACACCAGAATTTCTCGGACGCAAAATCGAAAAGCGCGAGGTAGTACTAGCGAGTTTCTTGATTCTCCTAGTTCACCCCATCTCCATTATGATTCCTGCTGGTATTGCTTTAGCCTTCCCCGACCAACTAGCAGGAATCAGCAACCCTGGCTTTCATGGCTTTGCCCAAGTCCTTTATGAATATGCTTCGGCTGCGGCTAACAATGGTTCAGGCTTTGAAGGCTTAGGCGACTCCCAACCATCACCCATCGCCATTGCAGCAGGCGCAAAAACCACAGCAACCGCCCTCTGGTGGAACCTCAGCACTTGCTTCAGCCTCCTCGCCGGACGCTATATTCCCATCATCGGCTTACTCTTACTCGCCGATAGTATGTCTCGCAAACCCCAAGTCCCTTTCACCGTTGGCACATTACGCACCGACACCGGACTATTTA contains:
- the kdpA gene encoding potassium-transporting ATPase subunit KdpA; protein product: MLQGWIQIGLTLLIVVAITPFFGRYMARVYQERSTFLDPILNPIERILYSLVGVQTKAEMTGWQYARAILYSNIVMGLLIFFILMNQGWLPFNPTKIPAPTWDTALHTTISFITNTNQQHYSGETYLSYASQMWGLGYHMFTSAATGLAVGIAFIRGLTGRPLGNFYVDLIRSITRILLPICIVGGIALMAAGVPETLAGPVVFPTLEDSSVSQAIALGPVAHFEIIKQLGENGGGFFAINSAHPLENPNGFSNLIQIVAMLSIPTSLIYTYGLFANNTKQAWLVYGMVGVIYIVFIIITAIGEYNGNPAVNALLGSTQPNLEGKEVRFGWAQSALFAVSTTGTMCGAVNSLHDSFMPNGGFVTLSNMFLQIIWGGQGTGTAYLFAYLILAVFVTGLMVGRTPEFLGRKIEKREVVLASFLILLVHPISIMIPAGIALAFPDQLAGISNPGFHGFAQVLYEYASAAANNGSGFEGLGDSQPSPIAIAAGAKTTATALWWNLSTCFSLLAGRYIPIIGLLLLADSMSRKPQVPFTVGTLRTDTGLFTGVTAGVILILGALTFFPVLAFGPIGEAFWIAKGIG